From the Halomonas sp. MCCC 1A13316 genome, the window GCAGACGTTGGCATGCTGCACGTCTCCCTCGGGCGACTCGACATGAGTGGCGAAGAACTCCTTGATCTCACGCCGGTTGCAGTGAGCCTCGAAGGCCTCACGATTGGCCCAGATTTCATGAAAGACGATCGGATAGCTGGCCCCCTGAGCATTCGGATGATCGATATGCCGGGTTACTGTGTATTGCAGGCAGCCATCCTCGCGGTGAGCATTGGGTTCCAGGGCTTGAAGCGCCTTGAACAGGGCATCTTCCCTGCCAGGCTTGGGCTTGAAGTTGGCGATGCAGTAGATCTTGCTGGACATGGATTGGCTCCTGCCTGTTCGGTATTGGCTCTGTCTCCTGACTCGGCGGCGCGAGCTTTCGAGCAGGTTATAAAAAAGCCGGCGCACTTCCCGCAGGAAGGGCCGGCTGGGGTAAGCGTCAGCGCAGCAATAGCACCGGCACGTTGGTCCGTCGCAGCATGGCGGTAGTGGTGCTGCCCACCAGCAGGTGGCGAATGCGCGAGTGGCCATAGGCCCCCATCACCAGCAGGTCGATGTCGTTCTCCTCCTGATAGACACGCAGAGTCTCCTCCACCTCGCCGGCACGGATCGCCCCCTCGGCCTCATGGCCGGCCTCATGCAGCGCGGCCAGCGCCCAGTCGAGCTGTGAGCGGTTGTCGCCGGTCCCGGCACCGACAATCACCACATGCACCGGAATGCCGTTGAACAGCGGGCTCTTTGCCAGCATCTCGACACCCTTGCGGGTAGTCTTGCTGCCGTCGAAGGCGAGCATCACCCGCTCAGGCCGCTTGAAGGTCTCCGGCACCATCAGGATCGGCCGGTGCAGGGTACGCACCACCCTTTCCAGATTGGAGCCCAGGTGCTCGCTGGCCTGGTGAGCGGTCTCGCCGCGCTTGCCCAGCACCAGCAGACGAATCTCGCCCTGCAGCTCGTCGAGTGTCTCCACCAGCGTACCGTTGCGCTGGCGCGTGCCAGGAGCATTCACGCCAACGGCGACGGCACGCTCGCAGGCCGCCGTGAGCATCAGCCGGCCCTGCTCCTGGGCCACCTTGGCACGCTGCTCGTCGAGCTGCGCGAGCTCCTCCAGCAGGTGCTCGCGGGAGCCCAGCCCGATGTTGCCGGAGAGATCCGGCTCGGCGGTCTGGGGGTGATTGTCCACCACGTGCAGGAAGGTCAGCGGCGCCGCCAGCGCCAGGCTGGCCCAGGCGGCGTAGTCACACACCCCGGTAGAGAACTGTGAGCCGTCGATGGCGGCCATTACCTGTTCTGTCATGTCTCGTTCGCTCCCGTATCCGTTCAGTGGCCGCCCATCAGCTTCTCGACGGCGGCGGGGTCGTCGTGAATGGCATAGCGGTCGACGATGGTCGCGCTGGCTTCGTTGAGTCCGATAAGCTCCACCTCGGTGCCCTCACGGCGGAACTTGATCACTACCCGATCCAGCGTCTGTACGGCGGTAATATCCCAGAAATGCGCACGCGACAGGTCGATGGTGACCTTCCCCACGGTCTCCTTGAAATCGAAGGCACTGCCGAAGCGCTCGGAAGAGGCGAAGAACACCTGCCCCACCACCCGATAGATACGGCAGCTGCCGTCGTCGGCCTCTTCGGAGCCGATGTAGAGAATGTTGCCGACCTTGTTGGCGAAGAACATCGCCGCCAGCAGTACACCCACGAATACGCCGATCGCCAGGTTGTGCGTGCCTACGGTCACCGCCACGGTGGCTAGCATCACGATGTTGGTACTGAAGGGGTGTTTCTTGAGGTCGCGAATGGACGCCCAACTGAAGGTACCGATGGAGACCATGATCATTACCGCAACCAGCGCGGCCATGGGGATCTGAGACACCCAGTCGGCAAGGAACACCACCATGATCAGCAGCACCACACCGGCGACGAACGTGGAGAGCCGCCCACGGCCACCCGACTTCACGTTGATCACCGACTGTCCGATCATCGCGCAGCCGGCCATGCCGCCCAGCAGGCCGGCGCCTATGTTGGCGATGCCCTGGCCCTTGCACTCGCGGTTCTTGTCGCTCGGGGTGTCGGTCAGGTCGTCGACGATAGTGGCCGTCATCATCGATTCCAGCAGGCCCACCACGGCGAGCATTACCGAGTAGGGCAAGATGATCCACAGCGTATCGAGGGACAGTGGCACGTCGGGCCACAGGAAGACCGGTAGGGTATCAGG encodes:
- a CDS encoding universal stress protein produces the protein MTEQVMAAIDGSQFSTGVCDYAAWASLALAAPLTFLHVVDNHPQTAEPDLSGNIGLGSREHLLEELAQLDEQRAKVAQEQGRLMLTAACERAVAVGVNAPGTRQRNGTLVETLDELQGEIRLLVLGKRGETAHQASEHLGSNLERVVRTLHRPILMVPETFKRPERVMLAFDGSKTTRKGVEMLAKSPLFNGIPVHVVIVGAGTGDNRSQLDWALAALHEAGHEAEGAIRAGEVEETLRVYQEENDIDLLVMGAYGHSRIRHLLVGSTTTAMLRRTNVPVLLLR
- a CDS encoding putative quinol monooxygenase, with product MSSKIYCIANFKPKPGREDALFKALQALEPNAHREDGCLQYTVTRHIDHPNAQGASYPIVFHEIWANREAFEAHCNRREIKEFFATHVESPEGDVQHANVCVYTDEPHDYDVPRSDATGARGVR
- a CDS encoding SulP family inorganic anion transporter, encoding MFRSIKQDWFSNIKGDSLAGIVVALALIPEAIAFSIIAGVDPKVGLYASFCIAVIIAFTGGRPGMISAATGAMALLMVTLVREHGLEYLLAATLLTGVLQIVAGYLKLADLMRFVSRSVVTGFVNALAILIFMAQLPELTGVTWHVYAMTAAGLGIIYLFPYIPAIGRSIPSPLVCIVVLTAVYMISGMDIRSVGDMGELPDTLPVFLWPDVPLSLDTLWIILPYSVMLAVVGLLESMMTATIVDDLTDTPSDKNRECKGQGIANIGAGLLGGMAGCAMIGQSVINVKSGGRGRLSTFVAGVVLLIMVVFLADWVSQIPMAALVAVMIMVSIGTFSWASIRDLKKHPFSTNIVMLATVAVTVGTHNLAIGVFVGVLLAAMFFANKVGNILYIGSEEADDGSCRIYRVVGQVFFASSERFGSAFDFKETVGKVTIDLSRAHFWDITAVQTLDRVVIKFRREGTEVELIGLNEASATIVDRYAIHDDPAAVEKLMGGH